In Arthrobacter ramosus, one DNA window encodes the following:
- a CDS encoding recombinase family protein — translation MSTLRSTGSAALSRSPESTKGVSLIGFARISTVEQNPNHQTDALICAGVDPENIYIDHASGAKASRPELDKALASANRPGDQLVFTRLNRLGRSVLHLVTLGAGLRERGVGLRVLEQGIDTATAEGRAMFGMLAVLAELQRELIIGNTRDGLAAARARGKSGGRRPKLTPDQANHAEQLYDAGSHTVQRIADLLQVPRSTIYGHLNKSSIGRQLVPSKPKGTA, via the coding sequence ATGTCGACGTTGCGCTCTACTGGCTCGGCGGCCCTAAGTCGCAGTCCTGAATCAACCAAAGGCGTCTCCCTGATCGGATTCGCGCGGATCTCCACCGTAGAGCAAAACCCTAACCACCAAACAGATGCACTGATCTGTGCTGGCGTCGACCCTGAAAACATCTACATCGATCACGCCAGTGGCGCCAAAGCCAGCAGGCCCGAGCTTGATAAAGCGCTCGCGTCGGCCAACCGACCCGGCGACCAGCTCGTCTTCACCCGCCTCAACCGGCTCGGACGCTCGGTACTGCACCTTGTCACTCTCGGGGCGGGCCTTCGGGAACGAGGCGTGGGCTTGCGTGTCCTGGAGCAAGGCATCGACACCGCCACCGCGGAAGGACGGGCGATGTTCGGGATGCTCGCCGTCCTGGCTGAACTCCAGCGCGAGCTCATTATCGGCAATACCCGCGACGGACTCGCGGCCGCCCGCGCCCGGGGAAAAAGCGGAGGCCGACGTCCGAAACTGACGCCCGACCAAGCCAATCACGCCGAACAGCTCTACGACGCCGGGAGCCACACCGTCCAACGCATTGCCGACCTGCTTCAAGTCCCGCGCTCAACGATCTACGGACACCTCAACAAAAGCAGCATCGGCCGCCAGCTTGTGCCATCAAAGCCCAAGGGCACAGCATAA